A window of the Brassica napus cultivar Da-Ae chromosome A2, Da-Ae, whole genome shotgun sequence genome harbors these coding sequences:
- the LOC106415262 gene encoding G-rich sequence factor 1 — translation MASDSPKANLLCKRKPEDGLGTEPVLKKHKEKSEEEREIEEARFELLSDDKATTLKTVETEPIQEPKKKTLFVSHLPAYTKISDIVCFFQNVGQVVRVRLVVDNRGVFMGDAFVEFASTDQANKALKEKKCDKFKNWRKIVLGVADKGEGAPFFPPKYCIDHKVWYLEDGEDYLQQEVEEDEDYLQQVEEEDEDYLQQVEEEDEDYLQQESLPIEEEDETPPNAEEDSVLFIANLSPQTTKTSHIIKFFKYGVVSVRFIVNRQHKHLGYAFVEFVSPERANLALKKKNGEYLHDHEILLMKRLEVDTPHSAETVVTVRDKTLFVDHLSKQTKISDIINFFKDVGEVVHVRLMVGKGTGLMGSGYVEFASAAEAEKAMEKKNGKYLNRRKLYLSFVKEPSRFKYCIDYKVWFEDYVQRENLLLQENASMEGLDETPDFVEEVSSSKKTLFADISHKKIVRFNIPNIISYFEDFGEVASVRLIVDRRGISSGCCCVEFATCTESNKAMRINQHVKGIFVKMLEIAPYPFRPKYNLTDLAEKLWYEDELRREGFGLPTRPKPEKEPCVVRKTTFCGQRITFSDED, via the exons ATGGCCAGTGATAGCCCGAAAGCTAATTTATTGTGTAAGCGAAAGCCGGAAGATGGTTTGGGGACCGAACCGGTTCtgaagaaacacaaagaaaaatctGAGGAGGAGAGGGAGATCGAAGAAGCAAGGTTTGAGTTGTTGTCTGATGACAAGGCTACTACTTtg AAGACAGTGGAGACCGAACCTATTCAGGAGCCAAAGAAGAAGACGctctttgtttctcatctccCTGCCTACACTAAAATATCAGATAT CGTCTGTTTCTTCCAAAACGTTGGACAAGTTGTTCGTGTTCGACTTGTCGTCGACAACCGGGGTGTTTTCATGGGCGATGcctttgttgagtttgcttctACCGACCAAGCAAACAAG GCACTGAAAGAAAAGAAGTGTGATAAGTTTAAGAACTGGCGCAAAATTGTTCTTGGTGTGGCTGATAAGGGAGAGGGAGCTCCATTCTTTCCACCCAA GTATTGCATAGATCACAAAGTTTG GTACCTCGAAGATGGCGAAGACTACCTTCAACAAGAAGTAGAGGAAGATGAGGACTACCTTcaacaagtagaagaagaagatgaagattaCCTTcaacaagtagaagaagaagatgaagactaCCTTCAACAAGAAAGCCTTcccattgaagaagaagatgagacaCCTCCCAATGCTGAG GAAGATTCCGTACTCTTCATTGCCAATCTGTCTCCACAAACAACTAAAACATCACATAT CATCAAGTTCTTCAAATATGGTGTTGTTAGTGTGCGATTTATTGTAAACCGCCAGCATAAGCATTTGGGTTATGCCTTTGTTGAGTTTGTTTCTCCTGAACGAGCTAATTTG GCGCTGAAAAAGAAGAATGGTGAATACTTGCACGATCATGAGATTTTGTTGATGAAAAGACTTGAGGTGGACACTCCCCATTCTGCTGAG ACAGTTGTCACTGTAAGAGATAAGACGCTCTTTGTTGACCATCTCTCTAAGCAAACTAAAATATCAGATAT CATCAATTTCTTTAAAGATGTTGGAGAAGTTGTTCATGTTCGTCTTATGGTAGGCAAAGGTACCGGTCTGATGGGGTCTGGCTACGTTGAGTTTGCTTCTGCTGCCGAAGCTGAGAAG gcgatggagaagaagaacgGCAAATATTTAAACAGACGCAAGCTTTATTTATCTTTCGTTAAGGAGCCTTCACGATTCAA GTATTGCATAGATTACAAGGTTTG GTTCGAAGACTATGTTCAGCGAGAAAACCTTCTGCTACAAGAAAATGCATCAATGGAAGGACTTGATGAAACTCCAGACTTTGTTGAG GAAGTTTCATCGAGTAAGAAGACTCTCTTTGCCGATATCTCCCATAAAAAAATCGTGCGTTTTAACATACCAAATAT CATCAGTTACTTCGAAGATTTTGGAGAAGTTGCTAGTGTTAGACTTATTGTAGACCGCCGGGGCATATCTTCGGGCTGTTGCTGTGTTGAGTTTGCTACTTGTACCGAATCAAATAAG GCTATGCGAATTAACCAGCATGTTAAGGGGATTTTTGTCAAGATGCTTGAGATAGCTCCATACCCTTTCCGACCCAA GTACAACCTTACCGACCTTGCAGAGAAGCTTTG GTACGAAGACGAGCTTAGACGAGAAGGCTTTGGTTTGCCGACCAGACCAAAGCCGGAGAAAGAGCCCTGCGTCGTTCGAAAGACTACCTTCTGCGGTCAGAGGATTACCTTCTCTGACGAAGACTAA
- the LOC125581332 gene encoding ferric reduction oxidase 5-like isoform X2, producing MGDMRNLLKMSMVAVFVGWMFIWVMISTNLFKNKWTPKMTKHKSSASYRSHDVYCGSELSLFAYPKETHPNSKQIEDKRENGEGDDGYEPIGDSDSNRVYFFSIAKFRAFGLRIGYVGHYCWAFLFFPVTRASTILPLVGLTSESSIKYHIWLGHISNFLFLAHTVIFLIYWAMTNQLMETFAWNPTYVPNLAGTIAMVIGIVMWVTSFPYYRRKKFEIFFYTHHLYGLYIIFYMIHVGDSWFCMILPNMFLFFIDRYLRFLQSTKRSRLVSARILPSDNLELTFSKTPGLQYTPTSILFLHVPSISKLQWHPFTITSNSNLEKDKLSVVIRRQGTWTQKLYTHLSSSIDSLEVSTEGPYGPNSLDLRHDSLILVSGGSGVTPFISVIRELIFQAQNQSTKIPDVLLVCAFKYYHDLAFLDLIFPPDISVSDISRLNLRIEAYITQENKKPEAADDTRLLQTKWFKPQPLDSPISPVLGPNNILWLGVVILSSFVMFLLLIAIVTRYYIYPVDRNTGKIYNFSYRVLWDMFLGCVCIFISSSAVFLWRKKVNKEGDKESKKQVQSVDFQTPTSSPGSWFCSHERELESVPYQSIVQATSVHFGSKPNLKKILFEAEGSEDVGVMVCGPRKMRHEVARICSSGLAKNLHFEAISFNW from the exons ATGGGGGATATGAGAAACTTGCTGAAGATGTCAATGGTGGCTGTATTTGTTGGATGGATGTTCATTTGGGTTATGATTTCAACAAACCTTTTCAAAAACAAGTGGACTCCCAAAATGACCAA GCATAAATCTAGTGCTTCTTACCGTTCCCATGATGTTTATTGCGGTTCTGAGTTGTCTTTATTTGCATATCCAAAAGAAACCCACCCAAACTCAAAG CAAATCGAAGATAAAAGGGAGAATGGGGAGGGTGATGATGGTTATGAACCCATTGGGGATAGTGACAGTAACAGAGTTTACTTTTTCTCTATT GCAAAGTTTAGGGCTTTTGGACTGAGAATAGGATACGTCGGCCACTACTGTTGGGCCTTTTTGTTCTTCCCTGTGACAAGAGCCTCTACGATTCTGCCACTAGTTGGGTTGACTTCCGAGTCAAGCATCAAATATCACATTTGGCTCGGACATATCTCAAACTTTCTCTTCCTCGCTCACACTGTCATTTTCCTTATCTACTGGGCCATGACCAATCAGTTGATGGAG ACGTTTGCATGGAATCCGACATATGTGCCTAATCTAGCCGGTACAATAGCAATGGTGATTGGAATAGTGATGTGGGTGACAAGTTTTCCATACTATAGACGAAAGAAGTTTGAGATTTTCTTCTACACTCACCATCTGTATGGTCTCTACATAATCTTCTACATGATCCATGTTGGAGACTCGTGGTTCTGCATGATCTTGCCCAACATGTTCCTCTTTTTTATCGACCGCTACTTGAGATTTTTACAATCCACCAAGAGATCTAGACTTGTCTCTGCTCGGATCTTACCTTCAGATAACCTCGAGCTCACTTTCTCCAAAACCCCAG GCCTACAATATACACCAACGAGCATATTGTTTCTACATGTGCCGAGCATTTCCAAGCTTCAATGGCATCCATTCACAATAACTTCAAACAGCAACTTGGAGAAAGATAAACTAAGTGTTGTCATCAGAAGACAGGGAACTTGGACTCAAAAGCTTTACACCCATCTCTCTTCTTCCATCGATTCTCTAGAGGTTTCCACTGAAGGTCCTTATGGTCCTAACTCCTTAGATTTGAG GCATGACTCTCTAATACTAGTGAGCGGGGGAAGTGGAGTCACTCCCTTCATTTCAGTGATCAGAGAACTCATATTCCAAGCCCAAAACCAAAGCACAAAAATACCAGATGTTCTTCTTGTTTGTGCCTTTAAATACTACCACGATCTTGCGTTTTTAGACCTAATCTTCCCACCAGATATTTCAGTCTCGGACATCTCTAGGCTGAATCTCCGGATCGAGGCCTATATAACACAAGAAAACAAGAAGCCTGAGGCAGCTGATGATACCAGATTGTTGCAGACAAAATGGTTCAAACCACAGCCACTAGACTCTCCAATCTCACCAGTTCTTGGACCCAACAACATACTCTGGCTCGGAGTTGTGATCTTATCATCATTCGTCATGTTTCTCTTGCTCATAGCGATTGTTACACGTTACTACATATACCCTGTTGATCGTAACACAGGAAAGATCTACAACTTCTCGTACAGAGTTCTCTGGGACATGTTCCTAGGATGTGTGTGCATTTTTATTTCTTCAAGCGCAGTTTTCTTGTGGCGCAAGAAAGTTAACAAGGAAGGAGATAAGGAGTCCAAGAAGCAGGTACAGAGCGTAGATTTTCAGACGCCTACGTCTTCTCCAGGTTCATGGTTTTGCAGCCACGAGAGAGAGCTCGAGAGCGTTCCCTATCAATCCATAGTACAAGCCACTTCAGTCCATTTTGGCTCCAAACCTAATCTGAAAA AGATTCTGTTTGAGGCCGAAGGTTCAGAAGACGTTGGAGTGATGGTGTGCGGGCCAAGAAAGATGAGGCATGAGGTGGCAAGGATATGTTCATCTGGTTTGGCTAAAAACCTTCACTTTGAAGCAATTAGTTTCAACTGGTGA
- the LOC106404431 gene encoding BAHD acyltransferase DCR yields MKIKISSKTHVQPNKPILGKKQFQLTTFDLPYLAFYYNQKFLLYKFENLLDLEEPTFQNNVVEKLKDSLGSVLEDFYQLAGKLAKDEDGVFRVEYDADEEEINGVEFSIADAVDVSVDDLTAEDGTAQFKELVPYNGILNLEGLRRPLLAVQVTKLKDGLAMGLAFNHAVLDGTATWHFMSSWAEICRGAQTISTQPFLDRAKARDTRVKLDLASPKDPNASSNGDAAAEPPQLVEKVFKFSDSAIHTIKSRANSVVPSDGSKPFSTFQSLTSHIWRHVTLARGLKPEDITVFTVFADCRRRVDPPMPEEYFGNMIQAIFTGTAAGLLAAHGPEFGAAVVQKAIVAHDARVIDARNEEWEKAPKIFQFKDAGVNCVAVGSSPRFKVYEVDFGWGKPETVRSGSNNRFNGMMYLYPGKAGGVSIDVEITLEARVMEKLEKSKEFLLIDVEEDGNKITNGNGHGHGHGHGHGHANGNGFA; encoded by the exons ATGAAGATAAAGATAAGTAGCAAAACACATGTGCAACCAAACAAGCCAATACTAGGGAAGAAACAATTCCAGCTCACCACATTTGATCTTCCTTATCTAGCTTTCTACTACAACCAGAAGTTTCTGCTCTACAAGTTCGAGAACCTTCTAGATCTCGAGGAACCCACTTTCCAAAACAATGTCGTGGAGAAACTCAAGGATAGTTTGGGTTCGGTTCTTGAAGACTTCTATCAGCTTGCCGGTAAGCTGGCCAAGGACGAGGACGGGGTCTTCCGAGTTGAGTACGACGCTGACGAAGAAGAGATCAACGGCGTGGAGTTCTCGATTGCTGATGCTGTTGACGTCAGCGTCGATGATCTCACGGCTGAGGACGGGACAGCTCAGTTCAAGGAGTTGGTTCCGTACAACGGAATCTTGAACTTGGAAGGACTTCGCAGGCCTCTTCTTGCTGTCCAg GTGACCAAGCTTAAAGATGGGCTTGCAATGGGCCTAGCTTTCAACCACGCGGTCCTCGACGGAACTGCCACATGGCACTTCATGAGCTCATGGGCCGAGATCTGCCGTGGAGCCCAAACCATCTCGACCCAACCTTTCCTCGACCGAGCAAAGGCACGTGACACGCGCGTGAAGCTCGACCTCGCTTCCCCGAAGGACCCCAACGCGTCCTCCAACGGCGACGCCGCGGCGGAACCGCCGCAGCTTGTAGAGAAAGTCTTCAAGTTCTCAGACTCCGCCATCCACACGATCAAGTCAAGAGCCAACTCCGTCGTCCCATCCGACGGCTCAAAGCCCTTCTCCACTTTCCAGTCCCTGACATCCCACATATGGCGCCACGTCACCCTCGCGCGTGGGCTCAAACCGGAAGACATAACCGTCTTCACCGTCTTCGCCGACTGCCGCCGCCGCGTTGACCCGCCGATGCCGGAGGAGTACTTCGGGAACATGATCCAGGCCATCTTCACGGGGACGGCGGCGGGGCTGCTGGCGGCGCACGGGCCGGAGTTCGGAGCTGCGGTGGTGCAGAAAGCGATAGTTGCTCACGACGCGCGTGTGATAGACGCGCGGAACGAGGAGTGGGAGAAGGCGCCGAAGATATTTCAGTTTAAGGACGCGGGAGTGAACTGCGTGGCGGTTGGGAGCTCTCCGAGGTTTAAGGTCTACGAAGTGGACTTCGGGTGGGGTAAACCGGAAACGGTTAGGAGCGGTTCGAATAACCGGTTTAATGGGATGATGTATTTGTACCCCGGGAAAGCTGGAGGTGTGAGCATCGATGTGGAGATTACTCTCGAAGCACGTGTCATGGAGAAGCTAGAGAAGAGCAAAGAGTTTTTACTCATCGATGTGGAAGAAGATGGAAACAAGATCACCAATGGCAATGGTCATGGTCATGGTCATGGTCATGGTCATGGTCATGCTAATGGTAACGGGTTTGCTTGA
- the LOC125581332 gene encoding ferric reduction oxidase 4-like isoform X1, which yields MGDMRNLLKMSMVAVFVGWMFIWVMISTNLFKNKWTPKMTKYFNTTYFGPQGINLVLLTVPMMFIAVLSCLYLHIQKKPTQTQSKSKIKGRMGRVMMVMNPLGIVTVTEFTFSLLFVALLTWALGNYLYLSYHVSLHNHDNAKIWQAKFRAFGLRIGYVGHYCWAFLFFPVTRASTILPLVGLTSESSIKYHIWLGHISNFLFLAHTVIFLIYWAMTNQLMETFAWNPTYVPNLAGTIAMVIGIVMWVTSFPYYRRKKFEIFFYTHHLYGLYIIFYMIHVGDSWFCMILPNMFLFFIDRYLRFLQSTKRSRLVSARILPSDNLELTFSKTPGLQYTPTSILFLHVPSISKLQWHPFTITSNSNLEKDKLSVVIRRQGTWTQKLYTHLSSSIDSLEVSTEGPYGPNSLDLRHDSLILVSGGSGVTPFISVIRELIFQAQNQSTKIPDVLLVCAFKYYHDLAFLDLIFPPDISVSDISRLNLRIEAYITQENKKPEAADDTRLLQTKWFKPQPLDSPISPVLGPNNILWLGVVILSSFVMFLLLIAIVTRYYIYPVDRNTGKIYNFSYRVLWDMFLGCVCIFISSSAVFLWRKKVNKEGDKESKKQVQSVDFQTPTSSPGSWFCSHERELESVPYQSIVQATSVHFGSKPNLKKILFEAEGSEDVGVMVCGPRKMRHEVARICSSGLAKNLHFEAISFNW from the exons ATGGGGGATATGAGAAACTTGCTGAAGATGTCAATGGTGGCTGTATTTGTTGGATGGATGTTCATTTGGGTTATGATTTCAACAAACCTTTTCAAAAACAAGTGGACTCCCAAAATGACCAAGTATTTCAATACTACTTATTTTGGTCCTCAAG GCATAAATCTAGTGCTTCTTACCGTTCCCATGATGTTTATTGCGGTTCTGAGTTGTCTTTATTTGCATATCCAAAAGAAACCCACCCAAACTCAAAG CAAATCGAAGATAAAAGGGAGAATGGGGAGGGTGATGATGGTTATGAACCCATTGGGGATAGTGACAGTAACAGAGTTTACTTTTTCTCTATTGTTTGTGGCTCTTTTGACTTGGGCTCTCGGCAATTATCTCTACCTTAGCTATCACGTCAGTCTTCATAACCATGACAAtgcaaaaat ATGGCAGGCAAAGTTTAGGGCTTTTGGACTGAGAATAGGATACGTCGGCCACTACTGTTGGGCCTTTTTGTTCTTCCCTGTGACAAGAGCCTCTACGATTCTGCCACTAGTTGGGTTGACTTCCGAGTCAAGCATCAAATATCACATTTGGCTCGGACATATCTCAAACTTTCTCTTCCTCGCTCACACTGTCATTTTCCTTATCTACTGGGCCATGACCAATCAGTTGATGGAG ACGTTTGCATGGAATCCGACATATGTGCCTAATCTAGCCGGTACAATAGCAATGGTGATTGGAATAGTGATGTGGGTGACAAGTTTTCCATACTATAGACGAAAGAAGTTTGAGATTTTCTTCTACACTCACCATCTGTATGGTCTCTACATAATCTTCTACATGATCCATGTTGGAGACTCGTGGTTCTGCATGATCTTGCCCAACATGTTCCTCTTTTTTATCGACCGCTACTTGAGATTTTTACAATCCACCAAGAGATCTAGACTTGTCTCTGCTCGGATCTTACCTTCAGATAACCTCGAGCTCACTTTCTCCAAAACCCCAG GCCTACAATATACACCAACGAGCATATTGTTTCTACATGTGCCGAGCATTTCCAAGCTTCAATGGCATCCATTCACAATAACTTCAAACAGCAACTTGGAGAAAGATAAACTAAGTGTTGTCATCAGAAGACAGGGAACTTGGACTCAAAAGCTTTACACCCATCTCTCTTCTTCCATCGATTCTCTAGAGGTTTCCACTGAAGGTCCTTATGGTCCTAACTCCTTAGATTTGAG GCATGACTCTCTAATACTAGTGAGCGGGGGAAGTGGAGTCACTCCCTTCATTTCAGTGATCAGAGAACTCATATTCCAAGCCCAAAACCAAAGCACAAAAATACCAGATGTTCTTCTTGTTTGTGCCTTTAAATACTACCACGATCTTGCGTTTTTAGACCTAATCTTCCCACCAGATATTTCAGTCTCGGACATCTCTAGGCTGAATCTCCGGATCGAGGCCTATATAACACAAGAAAACAAGAAGCCTGAGGCAGCTGATGATACCAGATTGTTGCAGACAAAATGGTTCAAACCACAGCCACTAGACTCTCCAATCTCACCAGTTCTTGGACCCAACAACATACTCTGGCTCGGAGTTGTGATCTTATCATCATTCGTCATGTTTCTCTTGCTCATAGCGATTGTTACACGTTACTACATATACCCTGTTGATCGTAACACAGGAAAGATCTACAACTTCTCGTACAGAGTTCTCTGGGACATGTTCCTAGGATGTGTGTGCATTTTTATTTCTTCAAGCGCAGTTTTCTTGTGGCGCAAGAAAGTTAACAAGGAAGGAGATAAGGAGTCCAAGAAGCAGGTACAGAGCGTAGATTTTCAGACGCCTACGTCTTCTCCAGGTTCATGGTTTTGCAGCCACGAGAGAGAGCTCGAGAGCGTTCCCTATCAATCCATAGTACAAGCCACTTCAGTCCATTTTGGCTCCAAACCTAATCTGAAAA AGATTCTGTTTGAGGCCGAAGGTTCAGAAGACGTTGGAGTGATGGTGTGCGGGCCAAGAAAGATGAGGCATGAGGTGGCAAGGATATGTTCATCTGGTTTGGCTAAAAACCTTCACTTTGAAGCAATTAGTTTCAACTGGTGA